Proteins from a genomic interval of Kitasatospora kifunensis:
- a CDS encoding TetR/AcrR family transcriptional regulator, which translates to MARPRTPLLSRERIVVAALALVDADGLEALSTRRLATELSVSGPSLYNHFATKDELLDAVVDSVMGEVDLGMFADALDWRTALRDWARSYRAALAAHPHVVPVLAQGPGRRPNALRLADAVFGCLVQAGWPRGQATRIGALMRYFITGSALGSFAAGFPEDERLYADDYPHLGEAHRLAEHRRAVDEGAFETGLEALLDGLALRFERLERS; encoded by the coding sequence ATGGCCCGGCCCCGTACCCCGCTGCTCAGTCGCGAGCGGATCGTGGTGGCCGCGCTCGCCCTGGTGGACGCCGACGGTTTGGAGGCGCTCTCCACTCGCCGCCTGGCCACCGAGTTGTCGGTCAGCGGCCCCTCGCTCTACAACCACTTCGCGACCAAGGACGAGCTGCTCGACGCCGTGGTGGACAGCGTCATGGGCGAGGTCGACCTGGGCATGTTCGCCGACGCCCTCGACTGGCGCACCGCACTGCGGGACTGGGCCCGCTCCTACCGTGCCGCGCTCGCCGCCCACCCCCACGTGGTTCCGGTGCTCGCCCAGGGCCCGGGGCGGCGGCCGAACGCGCTGCGCCTGGCGGACGCGGTCTTCGGCTGCCTGGTCCAGGCCGGCTGGCCGCGCGGGCAGGCCACCCGAATCGGCGCACTGATGCGCTACTTCATCACCGGCTCGGCACTCGGCTCGTTCGCGGCGGGGTTCCCCGAGGACGAGCGGCTGTACGCGGACGACTACCCGCACCTGGGCGAGGCGCACCGGCTGGCCGAGCACCGGCGCGCGGTGGACGAAGGGGCCTTCGAGACCGGGTTGGAGGCGCTGCTGGACGGGCTGGCGCTGCGCTTCGAGCGGCTGGAGCGGAGCTGA
- a CDS encoding APC family permease: MTKHPSPTPSRPADDSEHLAALGYRQELRRSLGILGNIAMGFAVVSPVVGLYAVAQVGMSIDGGAWVWALPICLLGQALVVCVYAELASQWPLAGGAYQWSRRLANPSFAWLSGWLWQFAVMFANTTVAYLASPWVFALFGATPTAGQLVLVSAAFTLGCALVNAYGINILRWFVSLGIAAEAVASVLVGVSLLLFFRKHGFSLLTDTLGAPAANGTGGALAFLAVIAVGGWAFIGFDACVSTAEETKDAGRQVPRAMWYALLSVGAAVILNAVGVALAHPDPAAVVAGKDLDPVTTAVTSSFGDWSAKPFVVVVLVSFTACLMASQGGAARGLYSLARDGVFPFSARVRKVNKHQAPIGGLVAATLVSCAALPLGLKSAAMGSLITFGSAATFLPFFLLTLAALIARVRGSWQPAGQVRYGRFGTVLNALAVLWTGFEVLNVCWPRAILSPPGAPWYQVWAALIGVGTVSLVGVGYLLVRRPQERMAAADRAAEVTMAGTAGTVAASGTAATSGTAATSQQSGQEVQSARHDGHTA, from the coding sequence ATGACCAAGCACCCGAGCCCCACCCCGTCCAGACCCGCCGACGACAGCGAACACCTCGCCGCCCTCGGCTACCGCCAGGAGCTGCGCCGCAGCCTGGGCATCCTCGGCAACATCGCGATGGGCTTCGCGGTGGTCTCCCCCGTGGTCGGCCTCTACGCCGTCGCCCAGGTCGGCATGAGCATCGACGGCGGCGCCTGGGTGTGGGCGCTGCCGATCTGCCTGCTCGGCCAGGCCCTCGTGGTCTGCGTCTACGCCGAGCTGGCCAGCCAGTGGCCGCTGGCCGGCGGCGCGTACCAGTGGAGTCGGCGGCTGGCCAACCCGTCCTTCGCCTGGCTGAGCGGCTGGCTCTGGCAGTTCGCCGTGATGTTCGCCAACACCACGGTGGCGTACCTGGCTTCGCCCTGGGTCTTCGCGCTGTTCGGCGCCACCCCGACCGCCGGCCAACTGGTGCTCGTCTCGGCTGCTTTCACGCTCGGCTGTGCGCTGGTGAACGCTTACGGGATCAATATCCTGCGCTGGTTCGTCTCGCTCGGCATCGCCGCCGAGGCGGTCGCCTCGGTGCTGGTCGGGGTCTCACTGCTGCTCTTCTTCCGCAAGCACGGCTTCTCACTGCTCACCGACACACTCGGCGCCCCGGCCGCCAACGGGACCGGTGGCGCGCTGGCGTTCCTGGCCGTGATCGCGGTCGGCGGCTGGGCGTTCATCGGCTTCGACGCCTGCGTTTCGACCGCCGAGGAGACCAAGGACGCGGGCCGCCAGGTGCCGCGCGCCATGTGGTACGCGCTGCTCAGCGTGGGTGCGGCGGTGATCCTGAACGCGGTGGGCGTGGCGCTGGCCCACCCGGATCCGGCGGCGGTGGTCGCGGGCAAGGACCTCGATCCGGTCACCACGGCCGTGACCAGTTCCTTCGGCGACTGGTCGGCCAAGCCGTTCGTGGTGGTGGTGCTGGTCAGCTTCACGGCCTGCCTGATGGCCTCGCAGGGCGGGGCCGCACGCGGCCTGTACTCGCTGGCCCGCGACGGCGTGTTCCCGTTCTCGGCCCGGGTGCGCAAGGTCAACAAGCACCAGGCACCGATCGGCGGATTGGTCGCGGCCACCCTGGTCAGCTGTGCGGCGCTGCCACTCGGCCTGAAGAGCGCGGCGATGGGCAGCCTGATCACCTTCGGCAGCGCGGCGACCTTCCTGCCGTTCTTCCTGCTCACGCTGGCCGCGCTGATCGCCCGTGTGCGGGGCAGCTGGCAGCCGGCCGGCCAGGTGCGGTACGGGCGGTTCGGGACGGTGCTCAACGCGCTGGCGGTGCTCTGGACCGGTTTCGAGGTGCTGAACGTCTGCTGGCCGCGGGCCATCCTGTCGCCGCCCGGGGCGCCCTGGTACCAGGTCTGGGCCGCGCTGATCGGGGTGGGGACGGTCAGCCTGGTCGGAGTCGGCTACCTGCTGGTGCGCCGTCCACAGGAGCGGATGGCGGCGGCGGATCGGGCGGCAGAGGTGACCATGGCGGGCACGGCCGGCACGGTGGCCGCGTCGGGCACGGCGGCCACGTCGGGCACCGCAGCCACGTCGCAACAGTCGGGCCAGGAGGTCCAGTCGGCCCGACACGACGGGCACACGGCCTGA
- a CDS encoding nitric oxide synthase oxygenase: MFSRTRTRKAAPAPAPSAAASTAAFTPGCPMGHDRPADGGQAVPEQTRRVPASLFTPAFTDPDQASAFIRQFHAELAGSGNPVHREREVLDEIARTGTYRHTAEELAFGAKVAWRNSARCIGRLYWRSLVVRDLREVSSADELAEECFEHLRLATNGGRIRPMITVFAPDRPGRPAARIVNAQLVRYAGYPDGAGGWTGDPAGGQLTARAIDLGWKPGDGRFDVLPLLVQERAGERPHWYELPDDTTLEVPLSHPEYRWFAELGLRWYAVPAICDQTLEIGGVRYPAAPFNGWYMGTEIGARNLADADRYNVLAEVAGRLRLDTSNDRTLWKDRVLVELNRAVLHSYQEAGVTMTDHHTESERFLKHVAQEKRLGRETPADWSWIVPPVSGGLTPVYHRYYDPVDPATRPAFVAREPW; encoded by the coding sequence ATCTTCAGTCGGACACGCACCCGCAAGGCCGCCCCCGCCCCCGCTCCCAGCGCGGCCGCGAGCACCGCCGCATTCACGCCGGGTTGCCCGATGGGCCACGACCGTCCAGCCGACGGGGGCCAGGCCGTCCCCGAGCAGACCCGGCGGGTGCCGGCGAGTCTCTTCACCCCCGCGTTCACCGATCCCGACCAGGCAAGCGCTTTCATCCGGCAGTTCCACGCCGAGCTGGCAGGCTCGGGCAACCCGGTGCACCGGGAGCGCGAGGTGCTGGACGAGATAGCGCGGACCGGCACCTACCGGCACACCGCCGAGGAGTTGGCCTTCGGCGCCAAGGTGGCCTGGCGCAACTCCGCGCGCTGCATCGGCCGGCTCTACTGGCGCAGCCTGGTGGTACGCGACCTGCGCGAGGTCTCCTCGGCCGACGAGCTGGCCGAGGAGTGCTTCGAGCACCTGCGGCTGGCCACCAACGGCGGCCGGATCCGGCCGATGATCACCGTCTTCGCACCGGACCGCCCCGGACGTCCGGCCGCCCGGATCGTGAACGCCCAACTGGTCCGCTACGCCGGCTACCCGGACGGCGCCGGGGGCTGGACCGGGGACCCGGCAGGTGGCCAACTCACCGCGCGAGCGATCGACTTGGGCTGGAAGCCGGGCGACGGCCGGTTCGACGTGCTGCCCCTGCTGGTGCAGGAGCGGGCCGGCGAGCGGCCGCACTGGTACGAACTGCCCGATGACACCACCCTGGAGGTGCCGCTCAGCCACCCCGAGTACCGCTGGTTCGCCGAGCTGGGGCTGCGCTGGTACGCCGTCCCCGCGATCTGCGACCAGACCCTGGAGATCGGCGGTGTCCGCTACCCCGCCGCACCCTTCAACGGCTGGTACATGGGCACCGAGATAGGCGCCCGCAACCTCGCCGACGCCGACCGCTACAACGTGCTGGCCGAGGTCGCCGGGCGGCTGCGGCTGGACACCTCGAACGACCGCACGCTGTGGAAGGACCGGGTGCTGGTCGAGCTCAACCGAGCGGTGCTGCACTCCTACCAGGAGGCGGGCGTGACGATGACGGACCACCACACCGAGTCCGAGCGGTTCCTGAAGCACGTCGCCCAGGAGAAGCGCCTGGGACGCGAGACCCCGGCGGACTGGAGCTGGATCGTGCCGCCGGTGTCAGGCGGGCTCACACCGGTCTACCACCGCTACTACGACCCGGTGGACCCGGCCACCCGGCCCGCGTTCGTGGCTCGCGAGCCGTGGTGA